The Sulfurospirillum diekertiae genomic sequence CTTTTCACTGTCAATTGCAAAATTAGCGTTAACATCTTCTAAATTTAGATACCCTTTTTTAAAAAATTCAATGACTAAAATAAGAAGATCTTCTTTTGTAAAAAAATTATTTTCTAAAAGAATTTCACCTAATACTTTATGATTATTCTGTTGTGTTTCTTCTCTTATTTTAGCAGCACTATGTTCATCAATTATACGGTTGTGAATAAGATATGTTAAAAGTGTTGTTGTAATATCATTCATTTTTTACCACTATTTATAAATTTTTTCTATTGTACCATTTATTAAAAAAAGAAAACAAATTCATTTAGTCAATAACTTCACCTACACTAATTTGATTCAGTAGACTTTGAGCTGCTTTTGATTTATTACTTTTTAGGTAGGCTTGAAGCGCAAGGACAGCATCTTCTTTATGACCAAGTTTAACTTTAGATTTAGCAAACCAAATCCAACTTTTTTCACTATCAGGATCTGCATTGTTGGCCATAAGAGCCCATTTATTACATTCCGTATAATTTTTCATTGCATAATATTCTTCTGCAAGCATTAATGCAAAGGTAATGTTATGTGTTTTTTCAAATTTATCTTTCAGGTATTGTATGGAATTCACCTCATGTGTCTCAATTTTAATAAGACCCTTGGGTTTTTGTTCATCCATAAGAGGTGGGGGCAAAAGAGCTGTGTCAACTTTATCTTCTTTATTGCGATAAAAATTTTCTTCATCAATAGTTGGCATTTTTCGCATTAAAACTTTATTGTCAATATCTTCTTCTTGGATGCCAAGACTTGACTTCTTTTCAGCAATCTCAGGTACATAAGAGGACTTCTTTTCTACTTTATTTTTGTTAATAATTGGAAGTTGGAGAAAAAGTATTTGATTCTCTTGCTCCTCTACAACAAGAGGAGGAGTATATTTCTTTACACTCATATTTACATCAGAAGCATTTAAGGACTGTTGTTGAATACCCGTAATGTTAGTATCAAGAGGTTTGATTGATTCTGCTATTGTTTGAACATTATTAGATAATGATGCATTGGTATCTGTCAAGGGAACCATCGTAGGATAGAGGAAAATGGCAGTAGCACCTATTAGTAAAATAATTATACTTACGATGATGTAATGTACTCTTTGTTTAATTCTATATTTGAAGACTTTTTTTTTTCGAGTTCCATAATTTCTATAGCACTAAGCATGGATCATTCCTAAACTTATACCTGCCATTTCAATATATTTTACATGTAAAGCATTCGTTTTGATAAGGGAGGGTTGATGCATATCATAATATTCCAAAATTTCAAAAAGTTTGTACATCAGTTTATTAATTGTTCTCAAATTTCCATCCGTAACTTTTAAAATAAGTTTATAATGTTTGTCTTTAAAAAGGTTAAGATATTCAAAGCGATTATGGAACAAGAGTTTTTTTTCAATATATGTTTTAATTTCATTCTTTGAAGCATTGTCAATTTCAATTGTTTCCCAAATACGTGTCTGAAAATAGTCTTTAGCTAGAACATCTTCTCTCTCTGTTTTGTGAACCGTAAATAAAAATTTAAATAAACGTGAATCTGCCATAAGACGGATTTTTTCAATCAAATCTGTTGGATAGAGCTGCGCTTCATCAATTAATACTGTAATAGATTGATCTGTAGATGTGATATGCTTACTTAAAAGTGCTAAAAATTCATTGTAATTTGAAAATCCAGGAGATTTCTTTGCAAAAATATGCTCAAACAAGGCATCAATAAAAACTTTTTCTTCAAAAAAAGGTCTTGGAAAAAAAATAATCCGTTTTTTTGTTCTTAAATCATTAAAAATTTTTTGGAGTAAAAAAGTTTTTCCAGTTCCGGGCTTGCCATAAAAAAGGATTAACTTTAGGGGTTTATCTAAAGTCTGCACCAACTTATCATACGTTGTTGCAGACTTATCAAGATTGATATAATCAAAAACTTCACCATCAACAAAGATGGTTTTAAGGTCACTATAATGGCTATTCATTTATCTTTTGACTGTATCCAAGATCTTTAAGTGTTGCTTTATCCGTGCCTTTTGCTCCAATAATACGTGGGGTAATGACAAAAACAAGTTCATTAGTGGACAATGTATCAGCCGAATGTTTAAAGGCTTCTCCAATAAGAGGAATACTACTGAGTAATGGCACACTAGAGTCTTGTTTTCCTTTAGTATTTGTTATAAGTCCTCCTAAAATAATCGTTGAGCCATCTTTAACTTTTACAACTGTTGAGAGTTTTTTTTCAGAAGTATCTGGCGCAATAACCCTAGGGTCAGTTGTTTTAACATCATCGGCAGAGTATTTAAACGTACTAACAGACGGATTGATTCTAAGAATAATCTCATTATCTTCCGAAATTTCAGGAGTTATATTTAATAGGACACCAATAAAAATAGAATAATTGGTATAGGTTGTTGCTAAAGTAGCAGTTCTTGTTGTGCTTGCGGCATTGGTCGTCTCAGGAACACGGTAATTAACATTATCACCAATAGTAATGAGCGCTTGTTGATTGTTCATTGTTAAGACTTTTGGACTTGATACAACTTTTGTTTCGCCGCTTGAACCTAAAAAATCAATCAGTCCTGCAATAGAAAACGATACATCATTGACAACTGTTAAATTATTGAGGTTACTCGAAGCATTTGCTGTGCCAGTACTAGCAGAATTATATAAAGTATTTGGATTGCTAGCAGACAATGTTCCTTGATTACTATTGTTAAAAATAGAGTTACTTCCGATATTCAAAGAAAACTTACTCCAATCAACACCTGATGTATTGCTATTATTTAATAATACTGAGACAATTGAAACATCAATTAACACTTGCCTATGAAGCCTCTCTTTGAGTACATCTATATATTCACTGACACGATCTAATTGTCTTTTGGTAGCTGTAACTGTAATCATGCCCGCATTTACATTGATGATAGGTGATTGTGCTTTATACGTTTCTCCTCCGGTATTTAGAACTGAGGTGAGTTCTGTTGCAATAGTTTTCCAAAAATCAAAAGATTCATTTGAAGAAATTGTATTTTGCCCTTGTGAAACTGTATTCTTTGTACCACTTGTACTTGTTTCAGTCGGTGTGGCATCAACTGAAGCATTGATAACTGCTTTACCTTCACGGATTGATGAAATGTAATCTACTTTAAAAGATTTTGTGGATAAAGCTGAAATCTTTAAATAATTTTTATCATAGGTATAAAAAAGGTCATTATCTTGAATAATTATTTGAAAAACTTCATCTAAAGAGAGATTCTTGATATTAACCCCATTAAGATTTTTAGCAAGCACCTTTTCTGCTTCAGTATCTTTGACAACAATACTAAAATCACAAACTTCTGCAAGCTCCCCTAAAAGCTCTAAGCCTGTTGCTTTGTTGTTTGTTTTGATATTAAATGTACGATACTCACATGATGATGCGCGATTATTTTTTTTCTGCTGCATGTATATGTATAGGCAAAAGAGCAATCGTGCAAACTGTAACCAATGCAATAATTTTACTTGGAAAATATTTTAATATTGCTATCATCTTTTGTCCTTATTACAAGTTCTTTTTTTTTCAATTTCATTTTGGAGAATAACACTGTTGTATGTAATTTTTATCAGCATATAAGATCCTACAAGATCATTTTTTTTGTACCAATTACCATTTATTTTTGCTTTTTGATTAAAAATTGCTTCTAAAACATAAGCAGGCGCTTGTGCGGTTGCATTGCTTTCACTTGCATTCTGTTCTGAAGAAAGAATAATAAAAGGATTTTCGAGCTTATCAATCATAATCGAATCAGCACCGGATCTTCTCTCCGCAATTTTTTCAAAAATTTTATCATACTCTTTAACTTCACTGCTTGAAGGTAATTTGTCTTGTGCCTCTATAATGGTAAGTATGACTAATAATCCTAAAATAGGCTTCACTAAAGTTTTCAATATTTCATCCCCCAAACAGCGATATTGAATTGACCTTCAATGTCTTTTTGACCTGTACAGTTGAGCTCATAAATATCAACAACCAATTCACTCTCTTCAATAGCATTCATGTACTTCATTGTATTTGCAAAAGAACCATTAAAAGAAACTTTTAGAGTTAAAATTTGCTCTATTTTTTGAATGCTCGGTTCATTGATTTTATTTTCAATAACTTTAATACGAACAGAATATTTTTGTGCTAATTGACTAATTGTATTAAGAAATTTTGCCCAATTTTCATCATTGAATAACAGATACGAGAGCTCTTTGAGTTTATTATCAACGTAGTCATTCATATAAATTGTTTTTTCTAAAAGGAGTTTTGAATTTTCAATGTCTGACTTTAATTTTTTTAATTAAAAAAGTTGCATCACCATCTCTTGATACAGAAGATAAATAAGCTTGTTCATCATGCAACTTCTTTTCAATATCTTTTGCACTTCTCATTGACTGATTCAATATTTTTTCTGTTACGGGATAAAGATAGCTATAGAAAATAAATCCAATGACGACAAAGGCCATTGCAAAAATTAAGTAAATTTCATTATTTTTTTTTATCTTTAAAAAAAAGATCAATTTTATCTAAAAGTGAATCAATACTATTCATTGTTCAATCCTATAGAGATTTTACTGGTATAAAGTTTAATCTTGTCATCCTGTATAATCTTTTCTGTATTGACTTTATATTTTTTTAGAGCGGTTAAATCTTTAATGAATTCTGTAATCTTTTTTTCATTTTTATTTCGAACAAAAAAATCAAGTTGTTGTTTTTTAAACTCAATTGCCTCAACTTTACAACCATTTTGATTTGAAAGCTGAAATATTTCCAATAGCATTAACGCTTTCATAGGATATGATATTTTTTTATTATAAATTTCGCCCAAAAGCTTTTTTCTAAATTCAAACTTCGTTGTTTCATTCTTAACCAAACCATCAACTTTTTCTTTTTCAGTTTTTAAAAGAGAAAGTTGTTGTCTAATATCAGATGTCTGTTTGTATAATTCATTATACTCACTTGTCTGTTTAACAATGACCAAACTTAAAAAAGTATGGTATGCAAATTGATAAGCAGGGTATGCAAGGCTAATAATAACACTTGCAGCCATAATACCTAGA encodes the following:
- a CDS encoding tetratricopeptide repeat protein, encoding MTDTNASLSNNVQTIAESIKPLDTNITGIQQQSLNASDVNMSVKKYTPPLVVEEQENQILFLQLPIINKNKVEKKSSYVPEIAEKKSSLGIQEEDIDNKVLMRKMPTIDEENFYRNKEDKVDTALLPPPLMDEQKPKGLIKIETHEVNSIQYLKDKFEKTHNITFALMLAEEYYAMKNYTECNKWALMANNADPDSEKSWIWFAKSKVKLGHKEDAVLALQAYLKSNKSKAAQSLLNQISVGEVID
- a CDS encoding ATP-binding protein encodes the protein MNSHYSDLKTIFVDGEVFDYINLDKSATTYDKLVQTLDKPLKLILFYGKPGTGKTFLLQKIFNDLRTKKRIIFFPRPFFEEKVFIDALFEHIFAKKSPGFSNYNEFLALLSKHITSTDQSITVLIDEAQLYPTDLIEKIRLMADSRLFKFLFTVHKTEREDVLAKDYFQTRIWETIEIDNASKNEIKTYIEKKLLFHNRFEYLNLFKDKHYKLILKVTDGNLRTINKLMYKLFEILEYYDMHQPSLIKTNALHVKYIEMAGISLGMIHA
- the mshL gene encoding pilus (MSHA type) biogenesis protein MshL, which produces MQQKKNNRASSCEYRTFNIKTNNKATGLELLGELAEVCDFSIVVKDTEAEKVLAKNLNGVNIKNLSLDEVFQIIIQDNDLFYTYDKNYLKISALSTKSFKVDYISSIREGKAVINASVDATPTETSTSGTKNTVSQGQNTISSNESFDFWKTIATELTSVLNTGGETYKAQSPIINVNAGMITVTATKRQLDRVSEYIDVLKERLHRQVLIDVSIVSVLLNNSNTSGVDWSKFSLNIGSNSIFNNSNQGTLSASNPNTLYNSASTGTANASSNLNNLTVVNDVSFSIAGLIDFLGSSGETKVVSSPKVLTMNNQQALITIGDNVNYRVPETTNAASTTRTATLATTYTNYSIFIGVLLNITPEISEDNEIILRINPSVSTFKYSADDVKTTDPRVIAPDTSEKKLSTVVKVKDGSTIILGGLITNTKGKQDSSVPLLSSIPLIGEAFKHSADTLSTNELVFVITPRIIGAKGTDKATLKDLGYSQKINE